A genomic window from Cloacibacillus evryensis DSM 19522 includes:
- a CDS encoding type II toxin-antitoxin system HicA family toxin, which yields MKKEYPANKRYTQSEFVKIARELGWTVTESRGKGSHYWASKEGQRGFPIPYKISIGVDQAIKKALGLK from the coding sequence GTGAAAAAAGAATATCCAGCCAATAAAAGATACACGCAAAGCGAGTTCGTAAAGATAGCAAGAGAACTTGGCTGGACGGTAACAGAGAGCCGGGGAAAAGGAAGCCATTACTGGGCCTCCAAAGAAGGACAAAGAGGTTTTCCAATCCCCTATAAAATCTCCATCGGAGTGGATCAGGCAATAAAGAAGGCGCTGGGGCTTAAATAG
- a CDS encoding 3TM-type holin — translation MNVLELIPGISGVIDKIIPDPNKQQELKLEMAKLDAQDTMARMGVLQAMLSNKSIFVAGAIPAIIWVFVFSLANNYILLPWARAFGATVPEVPLPDSVIALVGGIVAALLGKKYMDNNEFYYPNGQLKSPSKMLVEAAAAKGDATPVGAHNKTAETITLKSPSLKDVDLSNIDRRIEEEIKKRGIK, via the coding sequence ATGAACGTACTCGAACTCATCCCCGGCATCTCCGGGGTAATAGACAAAATCATCCCTGACCCGAACAAGCAACAAGAACTCAAGCTCGAGATGGCGAAGCTCGACGCGCAAGACACGATGGCCCGCATGGGCGTGCTGCAGGCGATGCTATCCAACAAGAGCATCTTCGTAGCCGGGGCCATCCCCGCGATCATCTGGGTGTTTGTATTCTCGCTCGCCAACAACTATATTCTGCTCCCATGGGCGCGGGCTTTCGGCGCGACAGTTCCGGAGGTGCCTCTGCCGGATTCCGTTATCGCCTTAGTCGGCGGCATCGTGGCGGCCCTGCTCGGTAAAAAATACATGGACAACAACGAATTTTATTATCCCAACGGGCAGCTAAAAAGTCCGAGCAAAATGTTGGTCGAGGCGGCCGCCGCCAAGGGCGATGCAACGCCGGTTGGCGCGCACAATAAAACGGCAGAAACAATAACGTTAAAATCACCATCTCTAAAAGATGTCGATCTGTCCAACATTGATCGCCGGATCGAAGAAGAAATAAAGAAAAGAGGCATAAAATAA
- a CDS encoding N-acetylmuramoyl-L-alanine amidase — MDNKTFFALAQQRPQLNAFAALCQCHHETREAGKPWSSELCWAANNCAGIKKGSGWQGAIYNKVSWEQSADGDKYNAESAFRKYDSIADFLADYEAKIAKMYPLCDERRDNFWGVFDGLLTGPYKWATDKEYFRRLAETAVRLAPEIFGAEAAELKLKTALLYAIEKGYLSDANAAIAIDVLGIYAANDGAKNRPKAPEIENAAALSANAAGKPKTICIDAGHGGKDPGACAGGVPEKDIALSVAKLIGGKLAGHTVVYTRTADNYVALPERTDYANRSKADILVSIHCNSATSEKANGVEVYTHTSQSDRSVAAASAIYKKLLAASGMAGRGIKAANYHVLRETKKPAVLVELGFISNAADREKLTSAAWQEKAAAAIAAGIKEYIERG, encoded by the coding sequence ATGGACAACAAAACATTTTTCGCGCTTGCGCAGCAGCGCCCGCAGCTGAACGCTTTCGCCGCGCTTTGCCAATGCCACCATGAAACGCGCGAGGCCGGTAAGCCGTGGAGCTCGGAACTATGCTGGGCGGCGAACAACTGCGCGGGAATAAAAAAGGGCTCTGGCTGGCAGGGTGCGATCTACAACAAGGTATCGTGGGAGCAGAGCGCCGACGGCGACAAGTACAACGCCGAGAGCGCGTTTCGTAAATACGATTCAATCGCCGATTTCCTCGCCGATTACGAAGCCAAGATCGCCAAGATGTACCCGCTCTGCGATGAGCGCCGCGATAACTTCTGGGGCGTGTTTGATGGCCTGCTCACCGGCCCCTACAAATGGGCTACCGACAAAGAGTATTTCCGCCGCCTCGCCGAGACCGCCGTAAGGCTCGCGCCGGAGATCTTCGGCGCGGAGGCGGCGGAGCTGAAACTCAAAACCGCGCTGCTGTATGCGATCGAAAAGGGATATCTCTCCGACGCCAACGCCGCGATCGCGATCGATGTGCTCGGCATCTACGCCGCGAACGATGGTGCGAAAAACAGGCCGAAAGCGCCGGAAATCGAGAACGCTGCCGCCCTATCCGCGAACGCTGCCGGCAAGCCGAAAACAATCTGTATCGACGCCGGCCATGGCGGCAAAGACCCCGGAGCCTGCGCCGGAGGGGTGCCGGAGAAGGATATTGCGCTTTCCGTGGCTAAGTTGATCGGCGGCAAACTGGCCGGCCACACCGTGGTATATACGCGCACCGCCGATAATTACGTGGCGCTGCCGGAGCGCACCGACTACGCCAACCGCAGCAAGGCGGATATCCTGGTATCTATCCATTGCAACAGCGCAACGAGCGAAAAGGCTAACGGCGTAGAGGTGTACACGCACACAAGCCAGAGCGATAGATCGGTTGCCGCGGCGAGTGCCATCTACAAAAAACTGCTCGCCGCCTCCGGCATGGCGGGGCGGGGAATCAAAGCGGCCAACTACCATGTGCTGCGCGAAACTAAAAAGCCCGCCGTGCTCGTGGAGCTGGGCTTCATCAGCAACGCCGCCGACCGCGAAAAACTTACCTCCGCCGCGTGGCAGGAGAAAGCGGCGGCCGCGATCGCCGCGGGCATAAAGGAATACATCGAAAGGGGCTGA
- a CDS encoding host specificity protein J, translating to MVTIAVGALLGWAFSGALIGWGIVTTAFGAIMLGASLGSLFMPRDMGDFSNSPTYSFGPISNTMSQLVPIPVIYGKCRVAGNIIYQAFADDKKEVQDLYILVGEGPVTAINSVLCNDQDPAALEDCSLTTYLNTAAATHDSRDPSGARPYPDDVAMICLTLKAQEKLNGTPTVTSIVDGVKVWTPAGFAWSRNPVWIILDILCHPRYGLGYGTVTNGVYQHPDWDKIDYACAVAAAAYCDGTVSYGARFMLDFTLDTQRPIRDVLADFLASCRGYMVETDKLQICIDAPVSIYSREITPNNIVEGSFTFWQAADEDVCNRITIDWIDPDNSYERVTDVFQDSTDIADRGVVEKSISMLPVTRSGQVGHMGYYLLKTSLMVRNFCSFGVGLKDCDIQPGEVLQVTFESFTGWNKKPFRVVSVKNSGQDVMTVTCSEYIADVYDDSVLDITHHIDTSLTTNYKPDDVTEMAITEQLVTLQDGSYNLIAKISWTPPASYASLELWYRYSSEVSWKPAGTLPRGSEEYYLPCTGNIGDTLYVKIYVVSRLGVRSDGQTTSKILRGDLTPPAPPTNLKGTGGFRMASLTWADPGDGDLDHIEIYRSLESDAAEMTKIGIAPRFAQEYVDSNLYVLQTAWYRLRAVDVAGNKSEYSAVISVTAEELRAADIPDQSIRPSKFIPQLEALVEEVEAISAASIINSANEDENRNTAAKATQDLETKVVEGLEAEATARTQLAAKVGENTSAIVAEQTARATADQAEATARTQLAAKVGENTSAIQTAANAIATVDGKVEATYSVVVDTNGRIAGVKLGSDGETSEMVFLANAFYFANPVAGGEPIQIFAIDATSGTPKLVMNGNLFVNAAKGAGGGWIVGNMISAAAQIQIGAGGSLIMGNGSIFQMGSGAVLIDSEAAVLQLKDPNNLTSGDYIRMELGDITTYKYLNGSYRPMKSLRKIHYGQNIPNNTTVSLPGYWPSKPNIIVSPCALQSYSAARTDGNQTLNLLASDITWNPTTGIATFKPVATLIIAAGSITLGGTGANYSGTASSGNLSTSSISNSVAMQSISVQIGFYGQVCQYLSQSNTGHMERYRYGTVSYNVYLNINGNTYLVGGGSCVNGRSLINSDPTSLYQVSSNTFTIGIPANSNISAYATYYISAYDEPATNEGWESPKTESDYNRCWLKLLVTNGVTVQSQQLASGSLNYMAISE from the coding sequence ATGGTAACAATCGCAGTCGGCGCACTTTTGGGCTGGGCATTTTCCGGCGCGCTGATCGGCTGGGGGATCGTTACAACGGCGTTTGGCGCGATCATGCTCGGCGCGTCGCTCGGCTCGCTCTTCATGCCACGCGACATGGGAGATTTTTCGAACTCGCCCACATACAGCTTCGGCCCGATCAGCAACACCATGAGCCAGCTCGTGCCAATACCCGTAATTTACGGTAAATGCCGTGTCGCGGGTAATATCATCTATCAGGCATTCGCGGACGACAAGAAGGAAGTGCAGGATCTCTATATACTGGTCGGCGAGGGGCCGGTAACGGCAATAAACTCTGTGCTCTGCAACGACCAGGACCCCGCGGCGCTCGAAGATTGCTCTCTCACCACATACCTCAACACCGCGGCCGCGACTCACGACAGCCGCGATCCATCCGGAGCGCGCCCATATCCCGACGACGTGGCGATGATCTGCCTGACGTTAAAGGCGCAGGAAAAACTCAACGGCACGCCGACGGTGACAAGCATTGTAGACGGTGTGAAGGTGTGGACGCCCGCCGGCTTTGCGTGGAGCCGCAACCCGGTGTGGATTATCCTGGATATCCTCTGCCATCCGCGCTACGGCCTGGGCTATGGCACGGTGACAAACGGCGTATACCAGCACCCGGATTGGGACAAAATAGATTACGCCTGCGCTGTAGCGGCGGCCGCATATTGTGACGGCACGGTATCCTATGGCGCGCGCTTCATGCTGGACTTCACACTCGACACGCAGCGCCCGATCCGCGACGTGCTCGCCGATTTTCTTGCGTCTTGCCGCGGCTATATGGTGGAGACCGACAAGCTGCAAATTTGCATCGACGCGCCGGTCTCCATCTACAGCCGTGAGATCACGCCCAACAACATCGTGGAGGGCAGCTTCACCTTCTGGCAGGCGGCCGATGAAGATGTATGCAACAGGATCACCATCGACTGGATAGATCCGGATAACAGCTACGAGCGCGTGACCGACGTATTTCAGGATTCGACCGACATCGCCGATCGCGGCGTGGTGGAAAAATCGATCTCTATGCTGCCGGTGACGCGCTCCGGGCAGGTGGGCCATATGGGCTACTACCTGCTCAAGACCTCGCTCATGGTGCGAAATTTTTGCTCGTTTGGCGTGGGGCTGAAAGACTGCGATATCCAGCCCGGAGAAGTGCTGCAAGTGACCTTTGAGAGCTTCACCGGCTGGAACAAAAAACCGTTCCGGGTGGTATCTGTGAAAAACAGCGGGCAGGACGTAATGACCGTGACCTGCTCCGAGTACATCGCTGACGTGTATGATGATTCCGTGCTGGACATCACGCACCACATCGACACCAGCCTGACAACGAACTATAAGCCCGACGACGTGACGGAGATGGCAATCACCGAGCAGCTCGTAACGCTCCAGGACGGCAGCTACAACCTGATCGCGAAAATCTCCTGGACGCCGCCGGCATCCTATGCCTCGCTCGAACTCTGGTACAGATACAGCTCCGAGGTAAGCTGGAAACCCGCCGGCACGTTACCGCGCGGCTCTGAGGAATACTATCTGCCCTGCACGGGCAACATCGGCGACACGCTCTACGTAAAAATATACGTGGTATCGCGCCTCGGTGTGCGTAGCGACGGACAAACGACGAGCAAAATACTGCGCGGAGATCTCACGCCGCCGGCGCCGCCGACTAACCTCAAAGGCACGGGCGGTTTCCGCATGGCATCTCTCACGTGGGCCGACCCCGGTGACGGTGACCTCGACCACATCGAGATATATCGCTCCCTGGAATCCGACGCGGCTGAAATGACGAAGATCGGCATCGCCCCGCGCTTCGCGCAGGAGTACGTGGACAGCAACCTCTACGTGCTGCAGACAGCGTGGTACAGGCTCCGAGCTGTTGACGTGGCCGGAAACAAGAGCGAATACAGTGCCGTGATCTCCGTAACAGCCGAGGAGCTCCGAGCCGCGGACATCCCGGACCAATCTATCAGGCCAAGTAAATTTATTCCGCAGTTGGAGGCATTGGTCGAAGAAGTAGAGGCAATCTCAGCGGCCAGCATCATCAACAGCGCCAACGAGGACGAAAACCGAAATACGGCGGCCAAGGCGACACAAGACCTCGAAACAAAGGTTGTGGAGGGGCTTGAGGCGGAGGCTACAGCGCGCACGCAGCTTGCCGCGAAAGTCGGCGAAAATACTAGCGCGATAGTGGCGGAGCAGACCGCCCGCGCAACAGCAGACCAGGCGGAGGCTACAGCGCGCACGCAGCTTGCCGCGAAAGTCGGCGAAAATACTAGCGCGATTCAAACCGCCGCCAACGCCATCGCAACGGTAGACGGCAAGGTTGAGGCGACCTATTCGGTGGTGGTAGATACCAACGGCAGAATTGCCGGGGTTAAACTCGGTTCCGACGGCGAGACCTCCGAGATGGTATTTTTGGCCAACGCTTTTTATTTCGCGAACCCGGTAGCAGGCGGCGAGCCAATACAAATATTTGCCATCGATGCCACCAGCGGCACGCCCAAGCTCGTGATGAACGGGAACCTGTTTGTGAATGCGGCCAAAGGGGCGGGCGGCGGCTGGATAGTCGGGAATATGATCAGCGCGGCGGCGCAAATACAGATCGGCGCGGGCGGCAGCCTGATCATGGGCAACGGCTCCATTTTTCAGATGGGGAGTGGGGCGGTGCTGATCGATTCCGAGGCCGCCGTATTGCAGCTGAAAGATCCGAACAATCTCACTTCCGGCGATTACATCCGCATGGAGCTGGGCGATATCACGACCTATAAATATTTAAACGGATCTTATCGTCCAATGAAGTCATTGCGAAAAATACACTATGGGCAAAATATACCAAACAACACGACAGTAAGCTTGCCAGGATACTGGCCGTCTAAACCGAATATTATCGTGTCGCCTTGCGCGTTGCAATCTTATTCTGCTGCCCGTACAGATGGCAATCAAACACTAAACTTATTGGCCTCAGATATAACTTGGAATCCGACAACTGGTATCGCAACATTTAAACCCGTTGCGACTTTGATTATTGCCGCTGGTAGTATCACTCTTGGAGGTACTGGTGCAAATTACAGCGGTACCGCATCGAGCGGAAATCTTAGTACCTCAAGTATTAGCAATAGTGTTGCCATGCAGAGCATATCGGTACAGATCGGATTTTATGGACAAGTCTGCCAATACCTATCTCAATCTAACACCGGACACATGGAAAGATATCGATATGGTACCGTGTCCTATAACGTATATCTAAATATAAACGGTAATACGTATTTGGTTGGTGGTGGAAGTTGTGTTAATGGGCGGAGTCTGATAAATTCCGATCCGACATCTTTGTACCAAGTAAGCTCCAACACATTTACAATTGGCATACCAGCTAATTCAAATATCAGTGCATATGCAACATATTACATTAGTGCGTATGATGAGCCAGCGACAAATGAGGGTTGGGAAAGCCCCAAAACAGAGAGTGATTATAATCGCTGTTGGCTGAAACTTTTGGTAACTAATGGTGTTACTGTCCAGTCGCAACAGTTAGCAAGTGGTAGTTTGAATTATATGGCAATCTCAGAATAG
- a CDS encoding DUF1833 family protein, with protein MSDYKTAAQAETLEPIYLVRVLDIPPLNPATHNTEYLYLTDAPENVTWFDENGQPQTYFACGMEIEEVERSKDQTTDQCHLSLDNVSNDITGLAQYYKLNGVRCEVYSALKNTLASESGATLKFSGKIRSITIGQTQVDAIISQGFDGMDKVPRRICWTSMFPYIPSAKNPRELSTRR; from the coding sequence ATGAGCGACTACAAGACAGCGGCGCAAGCCGAAACCTTAGAGCCAATATATCTTGTGCGGGTGCTTGACATCCCGCCGCTTAACCCGGCCACACACAACACAGAATACCTCTATCTCACCGACGCACCGGAGAATGTAACATGGTTCGACGAAAACGGTCAGCCGCAGACATATTTTGCCTGCGGCATGGAGATCGAAGAGGTAGAGCGCAGCAAAGACCAAACTACCGACCAGTGCCACCTCTCGCTGGACAATGTGAGCAACGACATTACGGGGCTCGCGCAATACTATAAGCTAAACGGCGTGCGCTGCGAAGTATACAGCGCCCTAAAAAACACGCTGGCCAGCGAAAGCGGCGCGACGCTGAAATTCAGCGGCAAAATCCGCAGTATCACAATCGGGCAGACGCAGGTAGACGCGATAATTTCACAGGGATTCGACGGAATGGATAAAGTGCCGAGACGAATTTGCTGGACGTCAATGTTCCCCTACATTCCGAGCGCGAAAAATCCGCGTGAGTTATCCACACGAAGATGA
- a CDS encoding phage tail protein, producing MPTPVFTWIPDFTWQPQFRRRVNITTFESGKEQRSDRGAAPREWALTFTGRAETLAEIEAFWNARKGPVESFLWTPPGAASSITVRFKDDTLKSDRAGMRHGKIELTLREIL from the coding sequence ATGCCAACACCTGTGTTTACGTGGATACCGGATTTCACATGGCAGCCGCAATTTCGTCGGCGCGTGAACATCACCACCTTTGAAAGCGGCAAAGAGCAGCGCAGCGACCGCGGGGCCGCGCCGCGCGAGTGGGCACTGACCTTCACCGGCCGCGCCGAGACGCTCGCCGAGATAGAGGCATTTTGGAACGCGCGAAAAGGCCCGGTAGAATCATTTCTTTGGACGCCGCCGGGCGCGGCATCGTCCATAACCGTGCGCTTTAAGGACGATACGTTGAAATCGGACCGCGCCGGCATGAGACACGGAAAGATTGAACTTACTTTGAGGGAGATACTATGA